In Rhodospirillales bacterium, the genomic window CCAGACACAGTACCGCCATCATTTGGGCCTGCATGTCGGTCGGGAAAGCGGGATACACACCCGTCTCCACATCCGTTGCGGCCAGCGTGCCGGAACCGTTGACGACCACGTCATCGGCCGTGATCTCGACCTCGGCGCCGATGGACCGCAGAACGTCGAGCGTTGCAGTCATGGCGTCCGCGGGGGCGCCGGCCAGCCTGAGGCATCCGCCGGTGATGAGAGCCCCGGCAGCATAGCTTCCGGCCTCGATACGATCCCCGAGGATCCGGTGCGATGCGGGCCGAAACACGGTGTCGCCCTGGACGCGGAGGGTGCCGGTGCCGAGCCCCTCGATGTGGGCACCCATCGCCACCAGGCACCGGGCGAGATCCGTGACCTCGGGCTCCCTGGCGGCGTTCTCGATGCGGGTCTCACCGCGAGCAAGCACCGCCGCCATCAGGGTGTTTTCCGTGGCGCCCACCGACACGTGCGCAAACCGGACCCGTCCGCCGCGGAGGCCGCCCTGCGCCGCGCGCGCCCGCACGTAGCCGCCCTCCAGCTCGATCGATGCGCCGAGTTCGGTCAAGGCCTCGAGATGCAAGTCGATGGGCCGGGTCCCGATGGCGCAGCCGCCGGGCAGCGAAATCTCCGCGTGACCCGCGCGGGCGAGAAGCGGCCCCAGCACGAGGACGGAGGCCCGCATGCGACGCACGAGGTCATAGTCGGCCGTGGTCGATGTGACGCTCGGGGTCATTAGACCCATCGTTCCCGCGCACTTGCCTGGCGTGGTCGCTTCAACACCCAACCGGCGCAGGAGAGCCGCCATGGAACGCGTATCGCCGAGCTGGGGATAGCGGGTCAGGGTGACCGGCTGGTCGGTCAGGAGGGACGCCGCCATCAGTGGCAGCGCGGCGTTCTTCGCGCCGTCGATTGCCACCGTTCCCTGGAGCGGTTGCCCGCCCCGAATCCGGATGCTGTCCACCCGGTCAGATCCTCGGCAGCGTGACCTGCAGCTGACCCATGTACTTCCCCTTGCGGTCGGCGTAACTGACCTTCGGGGACTCAGCCCCCTTGAAGAACACGAACTGGCAAGCACCCTCGTTCGCGTAGATCCGGGCCGGCAATGGCGTTGTATTCGAGAACTCGAGCGTGACGTGCCCCTCCCACTCGGGCTCGAGTGGCGTCACGTTGACGATGATTCCGCATCGGGCGTAGGTCGACTTTCCCAGACAGATGACCAGCACGTCGCGGGGAATCCGGAAGTACTCGACCGTGCGGGCCAGCGCGAAGCTGTTGGGCGGAATGATGCACGTATCGGCCGTGCGGGCGACGAAGCTCTGATCCGAGAAGTCCTTGGGGTCGATCAGCGCGTTGTCCACGTTCGTGAACACCCGGAATTCATTTGCGACGCGGGCGTCATAGCCGTACGAGCTCAGGCCGTACGAAATCACGCCGTCGGTGCGTTGCGCCTCGACGAACGGATCGATCATCCCCTCTTCCAGGGCCATCGAGCGGATCCAGGTGTCCGGCATCACCGTCATGGCGACGGTCCTCTGCCGCGGCGGCAAAGTATTTGCGCGACTGGTGCCCGCTCAGCCATCGGTCTTGCGCCCACGTCCCTTCACGGCCCGGTGGGGCGCCTCCGCAGCAGCCAGATCACGCGCCTGTTCCTTGCGCCGCCGCAGGTTCGCGCGCAGCGCCCGGGCCTCGCGCTCGAAGCGTTCGCCCTGCTTGTCCGCCTTCGGCGTCCGGATGTCAGGCCGTGCCAAGGGAGCGGTCCTCCGATCGCACGGCCTGGAGCTCGACGAGCCGCCGGTATGGCGCCGATTGCGCCATCAGTGCGGCGTGGGTGCCTTGATCCACGATCGTGCCTCCCTCCATCAGCAGGATCCGGTCGGCGCGCACCACCGTCGATAGCCGGTGGGCGATGGTAATGGTTGTACGTCCCGCCGTCAGGCTGCCAAGCGCCTCCTGAATGCGATGCTCGGATTCGGCATCGAGCGCGCTGGTGGGTTCGTCCAAGATCAGGACGGCAGGATCGCGCAGGATCGCCCGGGCCAGCGCGACACGCTGCCGCTCGCCGCCTGACAGCCGGTCACCCTGGTCACCGACCACGGTATCGAGGCCATCGGGGAGGGTGTCGACGAAGTCCGCCGCGGCCGCCAGCAGAGCCTCCCGAATGGCCGCATCGCCGGCCCCGGGTCGGCCCATCTCCACGTTGTCGCGAAGCGTGCCGTGAAACAGCGTGGCCTCTTGCGCCACCAGCCCGAAGTGGCTTCGCAGCGACTCGAGGGTGAATTCCCGGATATCGGCACGGTCCAGGAGGATCCGACCCTCGCTGGGGTCGAACATGCGCAACACTAGATTGATCAGGGTGGTCTTGCCGGCGCCGCTCGGCCCGACCAGCGCGACGCGCTCGCCGGGTCGGATCACGAGGTCCACCTCCCGGAGGACCGATCCGCCTTCCATGTACCGAAAGCCGACATTCTCGAAGCGGATCTCGCCCTCCGGCCGCGGACAGACCCGGGCGTCGGGGCGATCGACGAGACCGGGTGGCTGCTCCAGCTTCTCGAACACGCGCTCGGCAGCGGAGGCCGCCTGCTGAAACGTCACGCTGAAGTTCGCCAGCGCCCGGGCCGGACGCAATGCCAGCAGCACCGCGCTCACGAATCCCGAGAACGCTCCAATCGTGCTGCTGCCCTCCAGAATGCGCCAGCCCGCGACCACGATGATGAGGGCCACGACCACCCCGCCCCCGAACTCGAGGAGTGGCGACAGCTGCGCCCGGCGCCGCTCGATCGCGTACTGCAGCGCGTACAGCCCCTCGATCAAGGATTTGCCCTGCCGGCTCCGCGCAGCTCCGAGGTTGAACGCCCGCACCGTCCGCATCCCCTGGAAGGTCTCGGCGAGAAAGGAGGACAGGGCCCCGTAGTGCGCCTGCACGTCGGTGGTGGTGCTGCGTGTCCGGCGGCCGATCGACAGCACCGGGCGCACGTTGATGCCGTAGACGACGATCACGATCAGCGACAGCACCCAGTCGAGGTAGATCACGGATCCCAGCAGGGCCGCGCACGTCAGGGCGTCTCGGGGGACCCGCCCCGCCATCTGGGTAAGGGAAGCGTTCAGGAGGTTCGTATCGTGGAGGACCCGTGCCTGGAGACTCACCGCGCGATCGCCGGCCAGCACGCCGAGGTCGAACCGGAGAATCGCCATGTAGAGATCGGCGCGGATATCCGCGATCATCCGCTGTGCGATGCGGCTGACCAACACGGTCTGCGCGTAGAGCGCAGCCCCTTTGGCAAGCGTCAGCAGCAGCACCGCGATCGGGACCGTGACCAGGACGAGGCGCTCGCGCGCTTGGAGTGCGTCGACCAGATAGTCGATCAGCAGCGGGTACCCGGCGGTCGCACCGGCGATCACGATCACCAGCAGGTTCGCCATGACGAAAGTGCGCGCGTGTTTCGGCCCCCAGCGCTGGATCAGGCGACGGATGGGATGCCGCGCGGGCACGGGAGGCGCGCTGGTCACCACGTGAATTCAACCTCCGCTGTTGCAACCGCCGCTGCCCGCAGTCTGAATGCGCAACGTCTCGCGAAAGGATAGAGCGAGTTTCGGGCCTACGGTTCGCGGCCTGGCCGACCCCGGCTCGAGGGCCCGCGGCGGGGTCCAGCGCCGGCCCGTCCCCGTCTGAGCGGGCCCCAGGGTCCAGGGCGGAGACTGCCGACGGCCCGCGAAGCCAGCGGTCGCCTGAGGCGATCACCACGCCGTGGTGTCCGGGGAGGCACCGGACGCCATCGCTCCGGCCACGACGCTACGAGCTAGTATCAAAAGCGGCCGACCAGGCCGACCCGAACGCAAGGTGCGACCGTGACTCCTGACGCGGGCCTGCGCGAGGCAGCACTTCGCGTGACGAACCTCCACAAGGCATTCGGCTCGCTCGATGTCCTGCGGGGGGTCTCGCTCGCGGCGCACGAACACGACGTCATCGCCGTCATGGGGGCCAGCGGTTCCGGCAAGAGCACCCTGCTCCGGTGCATCAACCTCCTGGACATCCCCGACGCCGGGGAGGTTCATGTCGGGGGGGAACTGATCCACATGGGCTTCGACAGGCGCGGTCAACGCACCCCGGCGGATCCGCGCCAAGTCGACCGGATCCGCACCCGCCTCGGGATGGTGTTCCAGCGGTTCAACCTGTGGTCCCACATGACCGTCCTGCAAAACATCGTCGAGGCGCCCATCCGCGTACTCGGTGTCCCGCGCCGCCGGGCGATGGAGCAGGCCGACCACCTCCTGCGCAAGGTCGGTCTCTACGACAAGCGCGACGACTTCCCGGCCTACCTGTCCGGAGGCCAGGAGCAACGGGCGGCGATCGCTCGTGCACTGGCGATGGAACCGGAGGTCCTGCTGCTCGACGAGCCAACTTCGGCTCTCGATCCCGAATTGGTCGGAGAGGTCCTCAAGGTCATCGACGACCTGGCCGCAGAAGGGCGCACGATGCTGATCGTGACGCACGAAATCGGCTTCGCGCGGGCGGTATCGTCCCGCACCATCTTTCTGCATAAAGGTATGGTCAACGAGCAGGGGCCGTCGCGGCAAGTCCTGGACGAACCGCGCTCCGAGCGGTTCAGGCAGTTTCTCTTGGGCGGAAACTGGGGCCGTTCCGCCCAGACCACACCCAGCCAGTCTGGAGAGAACGAATGACCATGAAGAAGCTCTTACTCGCCGCCGTCTGTGCGGCCGCAACCCTCACCTTCCAGGCGGCTGCAGACGAGCGCATGACCGTCAGGCTGGGCACCGAGGGCGCCTATCCGCCGTTCAACTGGATCGACGAGAACGGGGATCTCCGGGGCTTCGATGTCGAGATCGGCAACGCGATCTGTGCCGCCGCCAGCTTCGACTGCACGTGGGTCGTCCAGGACTGGGACGGGATCATCCCCGGTCTGCTGGCCAAGAAATACGACGCCATCGTTGCCTCGATGTCGATCACCGAGGAACGCAGGCAGAAGGTGGACTTCACCGCCAAGTACTACAACACGCCCGCCAAGTTCGTCCGCAAGAAGGGATCGGGGATCGAGATTTCAAGGGCCGGACTGGACGGGAAATCGGTCGGGGTGCAGCGCGCGACCGTCCATGAGAACTTCCTGCACGATAACTACGGTGACATCATCTCGATCAAGGCCTACGCCACGCAGGTCGAGGCCAATCTGGATTTCATGGCGGGCCGGGTCGATCTCGTGCTGGCCGACTCTCTCGTCTTGCTGGAAGGACTGCTTGGTACCCCGGACGGCGCCGATGCGGAATTCGTGGGGCCGGACTTCACGGATCCCCGCTGGTTCGGCGAAGGCGTTGGAATCGCAGTGCGCAAGGATGAGCCGGACATCTTGGCCGCGCTCAATCAGGCGATCGCCGACATCCGGTCGGACGGTACCTATCAGCGGATCAACGACGCCTATTTCGCCTTCGACGTATACGGCGACTGACAGGCTCCTGATCTGAACCGGAAACGGCCGACGGCAGTCGCCGGCGGCGACCGTCCGGGCGGGCCATGGTGACACTCGACCTCCACGGCTACGGGTGGATGCTGTGGCGGGGGCTGGGGCTGACGATTCTGGTTGGCCTCGGCGCCATGGGCCTCGCGGTGACCTTTGGGCTCCTCGGAGCGTGGGGCAAGCTCTCTCGGTATCGCGCAGCGCGCTGGCTCGCCGGCACCTACACGACCGTCATTCGCGGCGTGCCGGAACTGATTCTGATCCTGCTCGTCTATTACGGCGTTCCGACCCTGATCCAGGATCTCGCAGCCAGCGCCGGCTACGACCTTCGGGTCGACCTCAATCCGTTCGTCGCCGGAATCGCCACGATCGGCCTGATCTACGGCGCGTTTGCCACCGAGGTCTTTCGAGGCGCGTTTCAGGCCGTCCCGCGCGGCCAGATCGAGGCTGCCAAGGCGTACGGAATGGGCCGCGCGCTGATGCTTCGCCGCATCGTGCTCCCGCAAATGTGGCGCTTCGCCCTACCCGGCCTCGGTAACGTCTGGATGGTCCTGATCAAGGCAACGGCGCTCATTTCGGT contains:
- the murA gene encoding UDP-N-acetylglucosamine 1-carboxyvinyltransferase, whose amino-acid sequence is MDSIRIRGGQPLQGTVAIDGAKNAALPLMAASLLTDQPVTLTRYPQLGDTRSMAALLRRLGVEATTPGKCAGTMGLMTPSVTSTTADYDLVRRMRASVLVLGPLLARAGHAEISLPGGCAIGTRPIDLHLEALTELGASIELEGGYVRARAAQGGLRGGRVRFAHVSVGATENTLMAAVLARGETRIENAAREPEVTDLARCLVAMGAHIEGLGTGTLRVQGDTVFRPASHRILGDRIEAGSYAAGALITGGCLRLAGAPADAMTATLDVLRSIGAEVEITADDVVVNGSGTLAATDVETGVYPAFPTDMQAQMMAVLCLAGGRSRIVENIFENRFMHVSELVRMGARIKVRGRTAEIEGVQRLLAAPVMATDLRASLSLVLGALAAEGESVIRRVYHLDRGYSRLETKLRAVGAIVRRTSEDGST
- the dcd gene encoding dCTP deaminase, encoding MTVMPDTWIRSMALEEGMIDPFVEAQRTDGVISYGLSSYGYDARVANEFRVFTNVDNALIDPKDFSDQSFVARTADTCIIPPNSFALARTVEYFRIPRDVLVICLGKSTYARCGIIVNVTPLEPEWEGHVTLEFSNTTPLPARIYANEGACQFVFFKGAESPKVSYADRKGKYMGQLQVTLPRI
- a CDS encoding ABC transporter ATP-binding protein, with protein sequence MVTSAPPVPARHPIRRLIQRWGPKHARTFVMANLLVIVIAGATAGYPLLIDYLVDALQARERLVLVTVPIAVLLLTLAKGAALYAQTVLVSRIAQRMIADIRADLYMAILRFDLGVLAGDRAVSLQARVLHDTNLLNASLTQMAGRVPRDALTCAALLGSVIYLDWVLSLIVIVVYGINVRPVLSIGRRTRSTTTDVQAHYGALSSFLAETFQGMRTVRAFNLGAARSRQGKSLIEGLYALQYAIERRRAQLSPLLEFGGGVVVALIIVVAGWRILEGSSTIGAFSGFVSAVLLALRPARALANFSVTFQQAASAAERVFEKLEQPPGLVDRPDARVCPRPEGEIRFENVGFRYMEGGSVLREVDLVIRPGERVALVGPSGAGKTTLINLVLRMFDPSEGRILLDRADIREFTLESLRSHFGLVAQEATLFHGTLRDNVEMGRPGAGDAAIREALLAAAADFVDTLPDGLDTVVGDQGDRLSGGERQRVALARAILRDPAVLILDEPTSALDAESEHRIQEALGSLTAGRTTITIAHRLSTVVRADRILLMEGGTIVDQGTHAALMAQSAPYRRLVELQAVRSEDRSLGTA
- a CDS encoding ATP-binding cassette domain-containing protein produces the protein MREAALRVTNLHKAFGSLDVLRGVSLAAHEHDVIAVMGASGSGKSTLLRCINLLDIPDAGEVHVGGELIHMGFDRRGQRTPADPRQVDRIRTRLGMVFQRFNLWSHMTVLQNIVEAPIRVLGVPRRRAMEQADHLLRKVGLYDKRDDFPAYLSGGQEQRAAIARALAMEPEVLLLDEPTSALDPELVGEVLKVIDDLAAEGRTMLIVTHEIGFARAVSSRTIFLHKGMVNEQGPSRQVLDEPRSERFRQFLLGGNWGRSAQTTPSQSGENE
- a CDS encoding ABC transporter substrate-binding protein, producing the protein MTMKKLLLAAVCAAATLTFQAAADERMTVRLGTEGAYPPFNWIDENGDLRGFDVEIGNAICAAASFDCTWVVQDWDGIIPGLLAKKYDAIVASMSITEERRQKVDFTAKYYNTPAKFVRKKGSGIEISRAGLDGKSVGVQRATVHENFLHDNYGDIISIKAYATQVEANLDFMAGRVDLVLADSLVLLEGLLGTPDGADAEFVGPDFTDPRWFGEGVGIAVRKDEPDILAALNQAIADIRSDGTYQRINDAYFAFDVYGD
- a CDS encoding ABC transporter permease: MVTLDLHGYGWMLWRGLGLTILVGLGAMGLAVTFGLLGAWGKLSRYRAARWLAGTYTTVIRGVPELILILLVYYGVPTLIQDLAASAGYDLRVDLNPFVAGIATIGLIYGAFATEVFRGAFQAVPRGQIEAAKAYGMGRALMLRRIVLPQMWRFALPGLGNVWMVLIKATALISVIQLEELMRSADIAARATRLPFTFFFAASLFYLGITIVSMVIQGRVESWSYRGAPRGQG